The Selenihalanaerobacter shriftii genome contains a region encoding:
- a CDS encoding valine--tRNA ligase: protein MSKEGMATTYDPAAVEDKWYQYWMDNGYFEADLNQDNESFSIVMPPPNVTGQLHIGHALDNTLQDILTRWKRMQGYTTLWIPGTDHASIATEVKVVNKMREEGLEKDDVGREGFLEKAWEWTDEYGGRITDQLKKIGTSCDWTRERFTLDEGCSEAVKEAFIQLYNKDLIYRGDYIINWCPDCGTTLSDIEVEHQDIPGHFYHLRYQIKDSDDEIIVATTRPETMLGDTAIAVNPKDERYQDLVGKRVIVPIVEREIPVVADDYVDSEFGTGLVKVTPAHDPNDFEIGQRHDLDVIKVIDDVAKMTAEAGKYEGMDRYQCREELVSDLEANDQLVEVEEHDHSVGHCYRCDTVIEPLVSKQWFVKMEPLAKPAIEAVKNGDTNFVPERFTKVYLNWMENIRDWCISRQLWWGHRIPVWYCQDCGEEIVASDEPTSCSECDSENLEQDEDVLDTWFSSGLWPFSTMGWPEETEELDLYYPTSVLVTGRDIIFFWVARMIFSALEFMDEPPFADVYVHGLVRDGQGRKMSKSLGNGIDPLEFIDKYGADTLRFTLITGNTPGNDMRFRQEKVEASRNFANKIWNASRFVLMNLEDFNPEDVEELKLTLADKWITSRVNRVAKKVTDELDNYQLGQATQTLYDFIWNEFCDWYIELIKPRLYQEEDQAAKETAQYVVWSVLDQILRLLHPFMPFITEEIWQNLPNDGETIMLAKWPEGKEEKLDDEAEEKMDVIMNIIRSIRNIRNEMKVNPGKKVIAILQPESSDKEDIVSVGQDYIINLANISDLRIDKELAEKPENASTAITDGVEVILPLEGMVDIDKEIERLEDEVEEAEFEIKRAEGKLGNEGFVNNAPDKLVEEEKEKVKEYKAKKEQLKERLEMLKS from the coding sequence ATGAGTAAAGAAGGAATGGCAACAACTTATGATCCAGCTGCTGTCGAAGACAAATGGTATCAATATTGGATGGATAATGGATATTTTGAAGCAGACCTAAATCAAGATAATGAATCTTTTTCAATTGTAATGCCACCGCCAAATGTAACAGGTCAATTACATATAGGTCATGCTTTGGATAATACTTTACAGGATATTTTAACTCGTTGGAAACGAATGCAGGGATATACTACTCTGTGGATTCCAGGTACTGATCATGCTAGTATAGCTACAGAAGTTAAGGTAGTAAATAAGATGCGAGAAGAAGGATTAGAAAAAGATGATGTGGGCCGAGAAGGTTTTCTAGAAAAAGCGTGGGAATGGACGGATGAGTATGGTGGTCGTATTACAGACCAGTTAAAGAAAATAGGTACTTCCTGTGACTGGACTAGAGAGAGATTTACTTTGGATGAAGGTTGTTCAGAAGCGGTTAAAGAAGCCTTTATTCAATTATATAATAAAGATTTAATCTATAGAGGCGATTATATTATTAATTGGTGCCCTGATTGTGGAACTACTTTATCAGATATTGAGGTAGAACATCAAGATATTCCAGGACATTTTTATCACCTTAGATATCAGATTAAAGACAGTGATGATGAAATTATCGTTGCTACTACTCGACCTGAAACTATGTTAGGTGATACTGCCATTGCGGTTAATCCTAAAGATGAAAGGTATCAAGATTTAGTTGGGAAGAGAGTAATTGTACCGATAGTAGAAAGAGAGATTCCAGTAGTTGCTGATGATTATGTAGATTCAGAGTTTGGAACAGGATTAGTAAAGGTAACACCTGCTCATGATCCTAATGATTTTGAGATTGGTCAGCGTCATGATTTAGATGTGATTAAAGTAATCGATGATGTGGCCAAAATGACAGCAGAAGCTGGTAAGTATGAAGGAATGGATAGATATCAATGTCGTGAGGAGTTAGTGTCTGATTTAGAGGCAAATGATCAATTAGTTGAGGTAGAAGAGCATGATCATTCAGTAGGACATTGTTATCGTTGTGATACAGTAATTGAGCCGTTAGTTTCTAAGCAGTGGTTTGTTAAGATGGAACCATTAGCTAAGCCGGCTATTGAAGCAGTTAAGAATGGAGATACTAACTTTGTACCGGAGCGATTTACTAAAGTATATTTAAACTGGATGGAGAATATTAGAGATTGGTGTATCTCACGTCAATTGTGGTGGGGACATAGAATTCCAGTTTGGTACTGTCAAGACTGTGGAGAAGAGATCGTTGCTAGTGATGAGCCAACAAGTTGTTCAGAATGTGATAGTGAGAATTTAGAACAGGATGAAGATGTATTGGATACTTGGTTTAGCTCTGGGCTTTGGCCTTTTTCTACTATGGGATGGCCAGAAGAGACTGAGGAATTAGATCTTTATTATCCAACATCAGTATTGGTAACTGGTCGAGATATCATCTTCTTTTGGGTAGCAAGAATGATATTCTCAGCTCTTGAATTCATGGATGAACCACCTTTTGCTGATGTATATGTTCACGGATTAGTTAGAGATGGTCAAGGACGAAAGATGAGTAAGTCCTTAGGTAATGGTATTGACCCATTAGAATTTATTGATAAGTACGGAGCAGATACTCTTCGCTTTACTTTAATTACTGGAAATACTCCAGGGAATGATATGCGATTTAGACAAGAGAAAGTGGAAGCTAGTCGTAACTTTGCTAATAAGATTTGGAATGCTTCTAGATTTGTATTGATGAATTTAGAAGACTTTAATCCAGAAGATGTAGAGGAATTAAAGCTTACTTTAGCAGATAAATGGATAACTAGTAGAGTAAATCGCGTTGCTAAGAAGGTAACAGATGAATTAGATAATTATCAATTAGGGCAAGCTACTCAGACTCTTTATGACTTTATCTGGAATGAGTTCTGTGACTGGTATATAGAGTTAATTAAGCCACGTTTGTATCAAGAAGAGGATCAAGCAGCTAAAGAGACAGCTCAATATGTAGTTTGGTCAGTATTAGATCAGATTTTGCGATTATTACATCCATTCATGCCTTTTATTACCGAGGAAATATGGCAGAATCTACCTAATGATGGAGAAACTATTATGCTTGCTAAATGGCCAGAAGGTAAAGAAGAAAAGCTTGATGATGAAGCAGAAGAAAAGATGGATGTAATTATGAATATCATTAGATCTATTCGAAATATCAGAAATGAGATGAAAGTAAATCCAGGCAAAAAAGTTATTGCCATCTTACAACCAGAGAGTTCTGATAAAGAAGATATAGTAAGTGTTGGGCAAGATTATATTATTAATTTAGCTAATATATCTGATTTAAGAATAGATAAAGAATTAGCTGAAAAACCTGAGAATGCTTCTACAGCTATTACTGATGGAGTAGAAGTAATCCTGCCATTAGAAGGAATGGTAGATATAGATAAAGAGATTGAAAGATTAGAAGATGAAGTAGAAGAAGCAGAGTTTGAAATTAAACGAGCAGAAGGTAAGTTAGGAAATGAAGGATTTGTTAATAATGCTCCAGATAAGTTAGTAGAAGAAGAGAAAGAGAAGGTCAAAGAGTATAAAGCTAAGAAGGAACAGTTAAAAGAGCGACTAGAGATGTTAAAATCATAA
- a CDS encoding UbiX family flavin prenyltransferase, with product MELKKYVIGITGASGSIYAKRLIEEIAAQGHKIYLIISKPGRRVWGDELEIELGEERREIAENIRHSLGYDKDDETITYLDNENIGAPTASGSFQTEGMVVVPCSMSTLSGIAHGLSSNLLERSADVILKEKRELILVPRETPLNAIHLENMLKLANLGVDILPPMPGFYNKPESIDDLINFVVGRILDRLGIEHNLYKRWS from the coding sequence ATGGAATTGAAGAAATATGTAATTGGAATTACAGGAGCCAGTGGTAGTATATATGCTAAACGCCTCATAGAGGAGATAGCAGCTCAAGGACATAAAATTTATTTAATAATCAGCAAACCAGGCCGAAGAGTTTGGGGAGATGAGTTAGAAATAGAGTTAGGCGAGGAAAGAAGAGAGATTGCTGAGAATATTCGGCATAGTTTGGGTTATGATAAGGATGATGAAACTATTACTTATTTAGATAATGAGAATATTGGTGCTCCTACAGCTAGTGGTTCTTTTCAAACAGAGGGGATGGTAGTTGTTCCTTGTAGCATGTCTACTTTATCTGGAATAGCACATGGATTATCTTCAAATCTATTAGAGCGTTCAGCCGACGTTATTTTAAAGGAGAAACGGGAATTAATATTAGTTCCTAGGGAGACACCTTTAAATGCTATCCATTTAGAGAATATGTTAAAGTTAGCTAATTTAGGAGTAGATATTCTTCCTCCAATGCCGGGTTTTTATAATAAGCCAGAAAGTATAGATGATTTAATTAACTTTGTAGTAGGTAGAATTTTAGACCGATTAGGGATCGAGCATAATTTATATAAGAGATGGAGTTAA
- a CDS encoding amidohydrolase family protein, giving the protein MILTAKWVLPISAEPISPGAVVINDEEIEAVGFKEEVLANYPKEEVRDLGEAILLPGLINLHTHLDYTILRGENDNLPFLPWISNLVQKSRALEYDEVLLSAKLGALELLAAGVTTIADTTATGASLQAASEMKLRGIIYQEVFGMDDEQLEANLLNIKKRYNELKAKASNRLEVGLSPHAPYSVSRRLLQEVADVSQSEDIPLCMHVAETEEEIDFLIDGTGPFATTYREAVGWSNIHWDPPGIPAVRYLNDLGILNDRFLAVHLVQTDPEEIEILNELDVKAAYCPKSNAKLGAGIADLSAMLDAGVLVGLGTDSAASNNSLDLFSEMEFGLLLQRAKDREASIVTAKELVKMTTINGAKALGLEDKVGSLEPGKQADLTAVKISNFANQPVYNPYSALAYTASSRDIAFTMIGGEVLYDQGEFLDVAKEEMIFEFKNLQQKIMGL; this is encoded by the coding sequence ATGATTTTAACGGCTAAATGGGTATTACCCATAAGTGCTGAGCCTATAAGTCCAGGGGCAGTAGTAATTAATGATGAAGAGATTGAAGCTGTAGGTTTTAAAGAAGAAGTATTAGCTAATTATCCGAAAGAAGAAGTTCGAGATTTAGGTGAAGCTATCTTATTGCCTGGTTTAATTAATCTACATACTCATCTTGATTATACCATTTTGAGAGGAGAGAATGATAATCTACCTTTCTTACCTTGGATTAGTAATTTAGTTCAAAAGAGTAGAGCTTTAGAGTATGATGAAGTACTTCTTTCTGCTAAACTAGGTGCTTTAGAGCTGTTAGCAGCAGGAGTAACGACTATTGCTGATACGACAGCGACTGGTGCTTCCTTACAGGCGGCCTCTGAAATGAAATTGAGAGGTATTATTTATCAAGAGGTCTTTGGTATGGATGATGAGCAATTAGAGGCTAACTTATTAAATATCAAGAAGAGGTATAATGAATTAAAGGCTAAAGCAAGTAATAGATTGGAAGTAGGTTTATCACCACATGCTCCTTATTCTGTCTCTAGGAGATTATTACAAGAGGTGGCTGATGTTTCTCAAAGTGAAGATATTCCTCTCTGTATGCATGTAGCTGAAACAGAAGAAGAAATAGATTTTTTAATAGATGGGACAGGCCCGTTTGCTACTACTTATCGAGAAGCAGTAGGTTGGAGCAATATACATTGGGATCCTCCAGGAATTCCAGCAGTTAGATATTTAAATGATTTAGGAATCTTAAATGATAGATTTTTAGCTGTACATTTAGTACAGACCGATCCAGAGGAAATCGAAATACTAAATGAATTAGATGTTAAAGCGGCATACTGTCCAAAGAGTAATGCTAAGCTAGGCGCTGGAATAGCTGATTTATCAGCTATGTTAGATGCTGGAGTATTGGTTGGATTAGGAACAGATAGTGCAGCCAGCAATAATTCATTGGATTTATTTTCAGAAATGGAGTTTGGATTATTATTACAGAGAGCAAAAGATAGAGAAGCTAGTATTGTAACGGCTAAAGAGTTAGTCAAGATGACAACTATTAATGGGGCTAAAGCTTTAGGGTTAGAAGATAAGGTAGGGAGTTTAGAACCAGGAAAACAGGCAGACTTAACCGCAGTTAAGATTAGTAACTTTGCTAATCAACCGGTTTATAATCCTTATTCTGCTTTAGCTTATACAGCTTCTAGTAGAGATATAGCCTTTACTATGATTGGAGGAGAGGTTCTCTATGATCAAGGAGAATTTTTAGATGTTGCAAAAGAAGAGATGATATTTGAATTCAAGAACTTACAGCAGAAGATAATGGGATTATAA
- the mqnC gene encoding cyclic dehypoxanthinyl futalosine synthase, with protein sequence MKEVKEILLKAQAGKRVTLDEGVKLLASNELLPIGKVANQIRERLHPDNKVTFAIDRNINYTNVCEAECDFCAFYRQQGDEESYILDRDEIFRKIQETIDLDGTQILMQGGLHPELTLEYYVDLFKAIKERFDIHIHSLSPPEIIHIAKQSDLSIKETLEELNEAGLASLPGGGAEILVDKVRKKISPNKISSSEWLEVMRTAHEIRMKSTVTMMFGNVETLEDRIAHLIKVRDLQDETGGFTAFIPWTFQPSNTQLEDDLEVMGATGFEYLKMVAVSRIVLDNIPSIQASWVTQGAKIAQISLDFGVNDFGSTMIEENVVKAAGTSYRVPLERIVELIKDTGRQPVQRDTLYNELREF encoded by the coding sequence ATGAAAGAGGTTAAAGAGATATTACTGAAAGCCCAAGCAGGTAAAAGAGTTACTCTAGATGAAGGAGTGAAGTTACTAGCCAGTAATGAATTACTCCCTATTGGAAAGGTAGCTAATCAAATTAGAGAAAGATTACATCCTGATAATAAAGTAACTTTTGCTATTGACCGTAATATCAATTATACAAATGTCTGTGAAGCAGAATGTGATTTTTGTGCTTTCTATCGTCAACAAGGGGATGAAGAATCTTATATTTTAGATCGAGATGAAATCTTTCGTAAGATTCAAGAGACTATAGATTTAGATGGAACGCAGATATTAATGCAGGGTGGTCTGCATCCTGAATTAACTTTAGAATATTATGTTGATCTTTTCAAAGCTATTAAAGAAAGATTTGATATTCATATTCACTCTTTATCACCACCGGAGATAATACATATCGCCAAACAGTCTGACTTATCTATTAAAGAGACTTTAGAAGAATTAAATGAAGCCGGTTTAGCCTCATTACCTGGAGGCGGTGCAGAAATTTTAGTGGATAAGGTACGAAAGAAGATTAGTCCTAATAAGATTAGTTCTAGTGAGTGGTTAGAGGTAATGCGAACTGCTCATGAAATAAGAATGAAGAGTACGGTCACTATGATGTTTGGAAATGTAGAGACTTTAGAAGATAGAATTGCACATTTAATTAAAGTTAGAGATTTACAAGATGAGACCGGTGGATTTACTGCTTTTATTCCTTGGACCTTCCAACCGAGTAATACCCAGTTAGAGGATGACCTAGAAGTGATGGGTGCTACTGGATTTGAATACTTAAAGATGGTAGCAGTATCTAGAATTGTATTAGATAATATTCCTAGCATTCAAGCTTCTTGGGTAACTCAAGGAGCAAAAATAGCTCAAATATCTTTAGATTTTGGGGTTAATGATTTCGGTAGTACCATGATTGAAGAAAATGTGGTAAAAGCAGCTGGGACATCTTATCGAGTACCATTAGAAAGAATAGTTGAACTAATTAAGGATACTGGTCGACAGCCGGTACAACGCGATACTTTATATAATGAGTTAAGAGAATTTTAA
- a CDS encoding menaquinone biosynthetic enzyme MqnA/MqnD family protein, with amino-acid sequence MEKLQLGIVEYINCWPVHYGVDYKKIDINADITAGPPAELNEMFLRGEIDITPISAIEYARNFDDCYILPDLAIASDGPVGSLFLFSELEIEELNGKVVALPKDSRTTVALLKILLKRYYQVDVEYITCEQDLDHMLDVADAALLIGDPALDGYVENLNSNLNITDLGRAWKGFTGLKMVYAIWVIRKEFAEKNPELVDEISDKLLKSKKLGLQEFELLADRAAKEMDIPREIALRYFESLRYDFNESYQEGVMKYFTDAYELELVEEKPELNIWGEGNERG; translated from the coding sequence ATGGAAAAATTACAATTAGGGATTGTTGAGTATATTAATTGTTGGCCGGTACATTATGGTGTTGATTATAAAAAGATCGATATAAATGCTGATATTACTGCCGGACCACCAGCAGAATTAAATGAAATGTTCTTACGTGGCGAAATTGATATTACGCCGATATCAGCAATTGAATATGCTCGAAATTTTGATGATTGTTATATTCTACCGGATTTGGCCATTGCATCTGATGGTCCAGTGGGAAGTCTTTTTCTATTTAGTGAGCTAGAGATTGAAGAACTTAATGGTAAGGTAGTGGCTTTACCTAAAGATTCTCGGACTACAGTAGCATTACTTAAAATACTCTTAAAACGTTATTATCAAGTGGATGTTGAATATATTACTTGTGAACAAGATTTAGATCATATGTTAGATGTGGCGGATGCAGCCTTATTAATTGGTGATCCTGCTTTAGATGGATATGTGGAAAATCTTAATTCTAATTTAAATATAACTGACCTAGGAAGAGCTTGGAAGGGATTCACTGGATTGAAGATGGTTTATGCTATCTGGGTAATTAGAAAAGAATTTGCTGAAAAGAATCCTGAATTGGTTGATGAAATTAGTGATAAATTATTAAAATCTAAAAAGTTAGGTTTACAAGAATTTGAATTATTGGCTGATAGAGCTGCTAAAGAGATGGATATTCCTCGGGAAATAGCATTGAGATACTTTGAAAGTTTAAGATATGATTTTAATGAGAGTTATCAGGAAGGAGTAATGAAGTATTTTACTGACGCTTATGAGCTAGAATTAGTGGAAGAGAAACCTGAATTAAATATTTGGGGTGAAGGTAATGAAAGAGGTTAA
- the mqnE gene encoding aminofutalosine synthase MqnE: MEELFIDSELADIKEKVLAGERLNREDGIKLMKSNDLLTIGYLADYVRKRKCGDEVYFINNRHINHTNVCEVQCKFCAFGKEPEEEDAYTMNLKEVAKAIDESPEGISELHIVGGCHHDLPLEYFEDMLKLAKEKRPDTYVQGFTAVEIAYLAEQAELNVKETLERLKAAGLDSIPGGGAEVFSPRVREQVCENKISGEEWLSVMEQAHNLGIKTNATMLYGHIETSEERIDHLIKLRELQDKTGGFLTFIPLAFHPENTELDDITPTTGYDDLKVLAVARLMLDNFDHIKAFWIMLGTKLAQVSLGFGVNDLDGTVVEEKITHAAGAETSQGLTRTEIVNMIKKAGRIPVERDTVYNRVGRVNK, translated from the coding sequence ATGGAAGAATTATTTATCGATTCAGAATTAGCTGATATTAAAGAGAAAGTATTAGCAGGAGAAAGATTGAATAGAGAAGATGGAATTAAATTGATGAAGAGTAATGACTTATTGACTATCGGCTATTTGGCTGATTATGTACGGAAGAGAAAATGCGGAGATGAAGTTTATTTCATAAATAATCGTCATATTAATCACACTAATGTCTGTGAAGTTCAATGTAAATTCTGTGCTTTTGGAAAAGAACCAGAAGAAGAAGATGCTTATACTATGAACTTAAAGGAAGTTGCTAAAGCAATAGATGAATCACCTGAAGGAATTTCAGAGCTGCATATTGTAGGGGGCTGTCATCATGATCTTCCATTAGAATATTTTGAGGATATGTTAAAGCTAGCTAAAGAGAAACGACCTGATACATATGTTCAAGGTTTTACTGCAGTTGAAATAGCTTATTTAGCCGAACAAGCAGAGCTTAATGTCAAAGAGACGTTAGAACGATTAAAAGCAGCAGGTTTAGATTCTATTCCTGGTGGGGGAGCAGAAGTATTTAGTCCTCGAGTTAGAGAGCAGGTCTGTGAGAATAAAATTAGCGGTGAAGAATGGTTATCAGTAATGGAGCAAGCACATAATTTAGGAATTAAAACTAATGCAACGATGTTATATGGCCATATTGAAACATCTGAAGAGCGAATTGATCACTTGATAAAATTAAGAGAACTTCAAGATAAGACAGGCGGTTTTTTAACATTTATTCCGTTAGCTTTCCATCCAGAAAATACTGAATTAGATGATATAACTCCAACTACTGGATATGATGACTTGAAAGTATTAGCTGTTGCGCGATTGATGTTAGATAACTTTGATCATATTAAAGCATTCTGGATTATGTTAGGCACTAAGTTAGCCCAAGTTTCATTAGGTTTTGGCGTAAATGATTTAGATGGAACTGTAGTTGAAGAGAAGATTACTCATGCTGCTGGAGCTGAGACAAGCCAAGGGTTAACCCGAACAGAAATAGTCAATATGATTAAGAAGGCTGGTCGAATTCCAGTTGAAAGAGATACTGTATATAATAGAGTTGGGAGAGTGAATAAATAA
- a CDS encoding UbiA-like polyprenyltransferase, whose translation MALKIKLIMKLIKFEHTIFALPFAYMGAILAAEGIPSWSKVLWITLAMVGARSAAMAWNRLLDWKVDAANPRTESRVLPQNLLSKIEVILFIVFSLALLLVAAWQLNPLAFKLSPLAVFLLIFYSYTKRFTWLCHLVLGFTLGMAPVGSWVGVTGEISLAPILVGIAVMFWVAGFDIIYAIQDLEFDREHGLYSIPVKFGLERSLRITVAFHTITFLLFAFIGKYLTLGWLYAIGIAIVGLLLYKENTLVKSDFDKVKFAFFNINSIVSITIFIFTLADYLFK comes from the coding sequence ATGGCTTTGAAGATTAAACTAATCATGAAATTGATTAAATTTGAACATACTATTTTTGCTTTACCTTTTGCTTATATGGGTGCTATCTTAGCAGCGGAGGGGATTCCTAGCTGGAGTAAGGTTTTATGGATTACTTTAGCCATGGTTGGAGCACGGAGTGCAGCCATGGCTTGGAATCGTTTATTAGATTGGAAAGTAGATGCTGCTAATCCTAGAACTGAAAGTAGGGTTTTACCTCAAAATTTATTATCTAAGATTGAGGTTATTCTGTTTATTGTTTTTTCTTTAGCGTTATTATTAGTTGCTGCATGGCAGTTGAATCCTTTAGCATTTAAATTATCACCGTTAGCAGTCTTTTTATTAATCTTTTATTCGTATACCAAGAGATTTACTTGGCTTTGTCATTTGGTGTTAGGGTTTACCTTAGGCATGGCTCCTGTAGGAAGTTGGGTTGGGGTTACTGGTGAGATTTCATTGGCACCGATCTTAGTAGGGATAGCAGTAATGTTTTGGGTGGCAGGATTCGATATTATTTATGCTATACAAGATTTAGAATTCGATCGTGAACATGGTCTTTATTCTATCCCAGTTAAATTTGGATTGGAAAGATCATTACGAATTACAGTAGCATTCCATACAATTACGTTTTTGTTATTTGCATTTATTGGAAAATACCTAACCTTAGGTTGGTTATATGCTATAGGAATAGCAATTGTAGGGTTGCTTCTTTATAAGGAGAATACCTTGGTTAAATCAGATTTTGATAAAGTCAAATTTGCTTTCTTTAATATTAATAGTATAGTCAGTATTACTATCTTTATTTTTACTTTGGCTGATTATCTTTTTAAGTAG
- a CDS encoding menaquinone biosynthesis decarboxylase: MAYQDLREFVDLLERKGLLKRITTEVSSDLEITEITDRISKEAGPALLFENVKGSDFPVLINTFGSYKRMELSLEVNDLDDIGERIMEVLEFPDPKNQGFFSKLKALPKLKELADYFPKTVKKAACQQVVKKNPDLSELPILKCWPEDGGKFITLPLVFTKDPESGIPNAGMYRLHVYDEKTTGMHWHLHKDGADTYRTHESQEERMEVAVALGGDPATIYSATAPLPKQIGEMLFAGFLRQEPVDMVKCKTVDIKVPANAEIIIEGYVDPQERQTEGPFGDHTGYYSLADEYPVFHVTCITHRKDAIYPTTIVGKPPMEDCYMAKATERIFLPLLKLQLPEVVDMNLPLEGVFHNCAILSIDKKYPGHAQKVMNAIWGLGQMMFTKMVVIVDKDVDVQNLSEVAWKVFNNIDAERDLTVVKGPLDILDHASPRPNYGSKLGIDATKAWPGEGHTREWPNEIEMSSDIKELVDRKWEEYGFED; encoded by the coding sequence ATGGCATATCAAGATCTAAGAGAATTCGTTGACTTATTAGAGCGCAAAGGATTATTAAAGCGAATTACAACTGAAGTAAGTTCTGATTTAGAAATAACTGAAATTACAGATCGAATTTCTAAAGAAGCAGGACCGGCTTTATTATTTGAAAATGTAAAAGGTTCAGATTTTCCAGTATTAATTAATACTTTTGGTTCTTATAAAAGAATGGAATTATCATTAGAAGTTAATGATCTAGATGATATTGGAGAACGAATTATGGAGGTATTAGAGTTTCCTGATCCTAAGAATCAAGGTTTTTTCAGTAAGTTAAAAGCTTTACCAAAATTAAAAGAACTTGCTGATTATTTTCCTAAGACTGTTAAAAAAGCTGCTTGTCAACAAGTAGTTAAGAAGAATCCTGATTTATCAGAATTGCCAATTTTAAAATGTTGGCCAGAAGATGGGGGCAAATTTATTACTTTACCATTGGTCTTTACTAAAGATCCAGAGAGTGGAATTCCTAATGCTGGGATGTATAGACTACATGTATATGATGAAAAGACTACTGGTATGCATTGGCATCTTCATAAAGATGGAGCGGACACTTATCGAACTCATGAATCTCAGGAGGAAAGAATGGAGGTTGCCGTTGCTTTAGGAGGAGATCCAGCTACTATCTATTCTGCAACAGCTCCTTTACCAAAACAGATTGGAGAGATGTTATTTGCAGGTTTTTTACGTCAAGAACCAGTAGATATGGTTAAATGTAAGACTGTAGATATTAAAGTGCCTGCTAATGCAGAAATAATTATTGAAGGATATGTTGATCCACAAGAAAGGCAAACTGAAGGTCCTTTTGGTGATCATACAGGATATTATTCTTTAGCTGATGAGTATCCGGTTTTCCATGTAACTTGTATTACACATAGAAAAGATGCTATTTATCCAACAACTATTGTTGGTAAACCACCTATGGAAGATTGTTATATGGCTAAAGCAACTGAAAGAATCTTTTTGCCATTATTAAAGCTACAACTACCAGAGGTAGTAGATATGAATCTGCCTTTAGAAGGAGTCTTTCATAATTGTGCTATTCTTTCTATTGATAAAAAATATCCTGGACATGCTCAAAAGGTAATGAATGCTATCTGGGGATTAGGTCAGATGATGTTTACTAAAATGGTAGTTATAGTTGATAAAGATGTGGATGTTCAGAATCTATCTGAAGTTGCCTGGAAGGTGTTTAATAATATAGATGCTGAACGAGATTTAACAGTTGTAAAAGGTCCTTTAGATATTTTAGATCATGCTTCACCTCGGCCTAATTATGGTTCTAAATTAGGCATTGATGCTACTAAGGCTTGGCCAGGAGAAGGACATACTAGAGAATGGCCTAATGAAATAGAAATGAGTTCTGATATTAAAGAGTTGGTAGATCGGAAATGGGAGGAATATGGCTTTGAAGATTAA
- a CDS encoding flavin reductase family protein — protein sequence MKNKYPIERIKEIFPYFPVVLATIGNNIITLDFVQFFSFNPPIIGIGICPDNYSHELIKERKEFVVNIPTVELVNEVKFCGNNSGKNFDKFLETGLTSKRAEKVNGQLIAECPVNIECKVIKEDRIGNCDWFFGEVKEVHVAKNYKSTHALLYSNNEYQKLK from the coding sequence GTGAAGAATAAGTATCCTATAGAAAGAATTAAAGAAATATTTCCATATTTCCCTGTAGTTTTAGCTACTATAGGCAATAATATTATTACTCTAGATTTTGTACAATTCTTTTCTTTTAACCCTCCAATTATTGGAATTGGGATATGTCCTGATAATTATTCACATGAATTGATTAAGGAGAGAAAAGAGTTTGTGGTTAATATACCAACAGTAGAGTTAGTAAATGAGGTTAAATTTTGTGGTAATAACTCTGGTAAGAATTTTGATAAATTTTTAGAAACTGGTTTAACATCTAAAAGGGCAGAAAAGGTTAATGGACAATTAATTGCAGAATGTCCAGTTAATATTGAATGTAAAGTAATTAAAGAGGATAGGATTGGTAACTGTGATTGGTTTTTTGGCGAAGTCAAAGAAGTACATGTAGCTAAAAATTATAAGTCTACTCATGCTTTACTATATAGCAATAATGAGTATCAAAAATTAAAATAA